The Dermacentor andersoni chromosome 1, qqDerAnde1_hic_scaffold, whole genome shotgun sequence genomic interval GTTTCAAAATCGCCACTAAGCGCTTTGCGTTAAGTTTTACGAGCCTAAATCGGCATTTCGAGGCGTCAAAGTCAGCGTAGGATATATGATACGCTTGGCGTTACGGAGTGCATCTCAGAGATTAACAGTAAATGTATGCGCTGACCGGTGGTCTTAGTTTTGTTTCCTGTTCTGTTGCGAATtttcttgatatatatatatatatatatatatatatatatatatatatatatatatattctcattgagacttttcatgtaattataatatttgggaagttgattaattaagtaaGACTGATcgtctaattaggcggaatgaaaaaaaaattgagtatctccaagcgacggcaaacaacattacttaggttctgtccagctacgtggtattcgcatatttttaaactctggctgaagttcgctgggacaccctgtatatagtctGTATGTAGTTGGTGCACTCAGCGCTGCGCCCTGTCTTTTTTATAATAAATGCAAATTCCTATAGCAGAAGTTAATAAATATAGCCCAGAAAACCGCAGAATGAAATTAACTCACGGTATCTTatattcccccctccccccacaaaaaaaaaagggttacGTACGGAGAAAATCGTACacgcattaacacctgaaaataCTCTCGTTCCATTACAAGGTGGCATTTTTTGTTGCTTATTATTAGCGGCAATCTTAGCTGACCTTAATGTAATCAGCGGTTTACTTTCTCACTTGTGTTCGTCTGGGTGCACTTCACCGGTATATCACTGGCTGATGCAGTACTACTCACTCCTATATATCAATATGTATAATTCACTTAGTGGTATTTCACTGATGCGTCGCTTCCACTACACTGAGAAACAAGCAAGGGAATTAGAGTCTAATTAAATAATAGGAATTGGTTAGAAATTACTGCTTGACGCGCTCTGATTACagaggttatttttttttatttgtagaaTCCCACATAAACAAAGCAGAACAACACTTTTTTGCGTGTGTTTCAAAAAAATGTTTCGAAAACTTACTGCAGAATGACACGTCGAAATTACGGTTGAGGTCGGTACCGTAACACTTTGTGCCATTGGACGAGTACTGAACTGATCGATTCTTCCTCCACATCCTGTTCTGCATGGCCGAAGAAAAAGTACTTCGTTTATTTTCCTATGCAATACACTGGTCACGTTTCATAGCTATAAACACATCACAAGCTTCAAAGCTGCGATCCGAAGATCAGCATTATCTGACAAAATTTTCTTCCACCGTAGGAAGCTATAATTACTAGGAAGCCGACTAGTCGTTGGAAGCAGTACTAATGCACTCTCGCGGATGATCCTGTTGGCACGTATACACGTGCAAACAAAGTTCAGTGGCACGTATGCAAATATATCTGCAATGGTATTTGGATGACAAGAGTTGGTAAGGGaactgaagaaataaaatgtCACAGACTAAGAACATTAAGCCCGCTAGCGCTAGGAAAAGCGATAAAGTATAGTATACGAAATTATCGCACTAGAATTCGTGAAAGAAAACTTTACGGCATGTTCACGATCGGCAAAGTTTACACACCGATTTCCTAGAGAACTCGTATCCGTCGGGATTGAGGCAGGGGATCACTCGCCACTCGTAGTTGAATATTTCGGAGACGTCTGAGGTTCGCTCCTGATGGCGGCTGACAAGctgcaacaagaaaaaataagTTTTTTTCTGATGATAACCTTCCAGGCCTCTCTTACTTCCAAACGGTTCGTTGTGTAAGCAGTGAGAACAAGCTTCTCCTTCTATTCCTTGGTTTGAAAAGCTGTGAGTTTTTCATGGCTCAGAGACTTTTGATACAAAACCAGCGAATCGCGCACGTACATGAAAGGGTGTGCATGAGAGGTGCCTGTTCAATTTGCTGAATTGCCCTGATGCTTCGAAATGCCATCCTGAGTGAACTCTCTTGAAATTCACTTTCATTCACGATGGATCGACTAATGATCTTGTCTGTCTATCCAACGGGATTATTCTGCAAATAGCGACTGATCTAATCTTTCCCACTACGGCAGATTTGTGCAGGCGTCACGCGGCAGTCTCGGCCACGGTGGTACGTGGTCTCGGCGGATCATGAGCGGCATCGCCTGCCTAGCGCATTAGTTTACAGTTTCTTATTGATTGCATGGtttgtgtttgaaaaaaaaaaataacttcttGCAGTATTAAGGATTTCACATTGCCTTGAAAAAGAGTCCAATGCGTTTGGCAGAGTCCATCGACTGCGGAATCGTCGCTAGGATCGAGAACGGCATTAGAGACAAAAAGGGGAAAATTCTGAACCATGGTAACACTGTTTTTGTGTTCTTCAGATTGATTGATATGGAAACGAAGGGATACAAGAGCACTAGAGTCATGCTTGGACATGTCGCTCTTCGATGCACCCAAAAGTCACGTGCCTGTTTGCCGCGACCGTCGCTAGCCTACAGTATTGCGGAGTTACTACACCGGAATTGGAATGAATGTGACCCCGCAATGGAATGGAATGGCGACAACGTTTGGAGGAATGTAATGGGAATGGAGTTACGTCTTTTTGTGAAAATAGAGCCATTTCTCGTTTACGCGCTATTTTTGGCAAAATATGCCGAAGAACCACCCAGCCCACGTTCAAACATTAGTAAGCCAGAGCCTCGAATCTAACAATACAGTAGTataacgtaatagttctgcggaaacccgcaaggaggaGAGAAGTAAGTAGCTAAGGggaaatgaggcatccacccaatcgtagcaattgctacaaaggaaacccatacgggttcctcgaaagaaaagcctcgcagttgaagaaaaaaaagttttttttttgttgttgaagcAGCCGTCATTAACACTTCGGGTTTTCAAAACTAAACGCCGAAGCGCCCATTCAGTTTATCACATTGTGTTGCAAAATTTTGATGAATAAAGccaaaataaagcttctttttgcaccttgaactgcctgcgacctttattgcagcatttaaatatcacgaggacacctaagcaaaaATACGCTACGTCATCATTTTAGCATTAACACATTTAAGCTTAAACAATATTAAAACATCACAAGCCGTTAGAACATGCTGACCATGCAAGCACTAAGGTAGCGGGCGAACTGTCCCTATGGGAATTAGTAGGATGGTTGTACTGCACGAGATATGTCCCCAAGCTACTATCCCTCGACCTTGGTAACGTGTTTCGCGTATTTTTGCAGTTCTTAACACGTCTGACGACATCAGCTTGATGGTGCGTTCATTTGGTAACTTGATAAAACTACCAAGATGCTTTTCCTACGTTGAGGAATTACAGGAATGGAATTGAACTGCCCGGCCATTCCCGGAGTGGGAATGGACTTTTGGAAtggagtttttttttcatttcgaggAATCGAAAGGAATGGAATCGCGGCAAGGTTCTAAATTTCCCGGAATAGAATTGGAATGGAATGGGGGCGCCCATGCCGcaacactgccccccccccccccatgcaacAAAAGGTATGCGCGCCCTGATTGTTATGTCATCTAGTAAGCCAAGGCCGATGCTACGACTGAAAACCGCGCTTTAGAAAAGAGGCGGTCATATGGTAAGCGTTGCCGACGTGCCCCATTGAAATGCATGAACTGTCGACCTTCCTGCGTCACGTTACTGCTCAAAGTGCGCGCATGACCTGGGTTGTGAAGGAGGTGTTGCACCGGTTCGCACAGAAAGCATACAGGCCCGACTGCCGTAGAGCAGCCTACTCGCCTCGTTGACGATGTACATGCAAGCGGAGATAGTGACCCACTCCCTGGCATGAACACCGCAGTCGATCAGAATAACAGGAAGGTCGCTTTCGCTGGCTACCTTTAGAGGAatgaaagaaaacacaagaaGCAGTTGGTTACCAAATACAGGAAGTGGCAAGACAACATGATATACTTCAATAGGCGTACAACGCCTGATATAAACTGCTGCACATGTTCTTTGTAGGATAttcgagaaaaagaaggaaacgtgGCCACAGGAATTTCATTaaaaatacaagaaacaagaagTTCCCattttcacacacaaaaaaagcgtGCGACGCTGGGCTAGTTTGTTACATATGACTTCTGACGGCAAAACAGCGCAGGAAGCGAAGACTGAAAGTAAAGAACACACAATGCTtggttcgcgggatcgaatcctggccgcggcggccgcatctcgatgggggcaaaatgggaaaacacccTTTTAGTTAgctttagatgcacattaaagaaccccaggtggtccaaattattcccccactacggcgtgcctcacaatcaaatcgttgttttggcacgtaaaaccccataatttaaatgtttTTTAGTAGTTCTTGGTCTTGCGTGTTCCTTCCTCTGTCAATCTTCATTTCCTGGATGCAGTGTTTAACCATCAAAATTCACAAAAGAAGCTTCGCAAAGAAGTTCACAGAAATAAGCTTCAAAGTGCGCGTATCAAGAATGTATCGCGAGCAACTTAAGCGGTTAATTTCGCGGAATATTTATCGCAGCGGCCCGTCGTGTAAGCATTCCCTCTGTTGGGCTCAATGAGGAAAAGATGCCGCTTACCTTTTCGATTAGTGCATGCAGTCCTTGTGCCTCGAAATTTGAGCGATTTACCACCATCTgcctgcttttcttcttttcgttccCCCTTCTAAATCTTATATAGGCCACCTTTCACGCAATAAAAAATTCAGTTGGTAGTCATCCTGTATCCGTGTATCTGTACCCCGTGTTTATAGAGCTGTTCGTTCCTTAACGCGTTCAAGTTGCAAGAGTCTTACAAACACTGCCACATTTATCGGCCACATAATTGCGTTTTAAATGTCGGTCACCGAAGGCGCTTAGAAGCACGTTAAGATCACCGATAAACAGccactctctcttttttttttataaagtaaTACCTATGCTTCGGCCATATATCAACGTGTGCATAACCAACGATCCTACGCTAATTTTTCGTTGCAGTATAGTGGGGACAACAAACCTGAGATGGTGCCTACCTTCACAGCGATGATGTCGTTGTCATCGTGAGTTTGCCCAATAACTTGCGTTTCAAGAAAGCTGTGGACTTTCGCAAATCCCAGCAACGCCTTCGTTACCTGACAAAACCAACGAagtataacaagaaaaaaaaaaggtgtcatgggcgaaaaaaataaaagggcaAAGCAACATTCGAAACAGACCTTGTAAGATGAGAGGATGTGAAAGTAAAGTTGAATACATGTTTTAAAAAGCGACACGTAGGTCACGTCGCACTTAAACGTACTTATATTCCGACACGCTCTGCGGGGCACAAGATTTTTGACAAGCCATGGCACTGGTGGCAGTTCGCCTATACCGCGAGAGAACAATTCGTTGTTGCATTTtcccttgtttatttatttactcccATTCGAAGAATTCAATCACCTTGAATAGTGAGTAAAAAAGACTGCAATGTCATTGGTCCTGTGACGCACGCATTAGCGAGTTACAACAGATAAAGCCCTGAGCGAAGGAAATGTTTTTTCGCATACAAGAGCGAATTCCAGCGCGTGCTAACGGAAATATTGTTCTTCGTAGAAAAACAACAATACGATATAAAAATTGGTGCCTTATGGTACCCAGTTACGAAGGCAACAACGCGTACAAATTGTATTCGATACGGGAGGGATTTAACGTTTGCAACTTTTTCTTGCGCTTACTTTCTGTTGACGCTTGTACAAGACTGCATACGGGCGACTGAATGTTCACCATGCGAAAAAAAAGGGACTTCGGCTTACGGCACAGCTGCCCCGAAATCCCAAGTGTGAACAGGATTTTTATATTATGGGGCCTAATTTTCATGTGCAGTTGCATATGAGAAGAAaattaaaagaagaaaatgaatggTCCGCTCTACCCAGAAGCTCCTtcctttttcgttgtttttttcccCCCATTCATTTTACTGTTCACTCTTCCAAATATATTATTATACGTGTACTGAGTACGCACAATCGAAAATAAAACAGATATCTTTGTTGTATTCGGGGCACGTTAAATAttctctggtggtcaaaattaatccggagttccccactacagcgtgcctcataatcaaatcgtggtttcggcccgTAAAACGCCAAAATTAAAAGCTTTGTTGTACAGGGCCAAACAATCCCACCATGCATGCGTGCGGGACGTCTAGCTTTGCTCAGCATATATAGCAGGCTGCTTAGCTCGTTGGTCTATAGCGTGTCTCTAAATGTAGCACGGCCCGCCGCTGTATAACTCCGTgtctatggcgttgtgctgctgagaacgaggtcgctgGCGCGAttccagccgcggcggccgcattgcgatagGGGCGGATTACAAAAAACGCTTGTGCATCGTGCATCGGATGCGTgctagaaccccaggtggtcaaaattaatctggagtcctctattatggcgtgtctcataatcaaaccgTGGTCTTATTTGGCACATGTTTTGAAACCCCTATAATGTATCGCGAACTGATGTGAAGTGCGAAAAGACGCGAATATATATGGCGCttgtattgtcttttttttttttcgtgtctgtTTACTCTGCTTCGAAAAAATAAAATGGCGGCTGTACCTCCCACGAAAACCACGTCACTTGCATGTAAACTGTTAAGCAACGTGGCCGTAGTCGACTCACAGACTTGTAGCTGTAATAGCGCGCGTAGTCGAGAAGGTCAGAAGCCGTTTCCCCTTTGGTAGCGCTCGCATCGTCGGGGGCGATGAGGCGCTTCTCTTCGTTCACCAGACTGCGAAGGAAATTCGGGTCTGTGCTCAGGCGACTGCCTGCAGGAGTGCACAGCACCTAGGCACTACAGCGGATCACTGGCCGCAGTGAACCACGACGTTAGAAAGATGGCAAATAAAGAAACTGTCAAACTGTTACTGCAAGCAGACGTTACGAACTACGCTGGACCGTGTTCGTCCGTTCTCTGAAGCAATGCACAACGTAATCAAAATGACATATCCCAGCAGGTGTGCCTGGGATAGAAACAACCGACACACACTTTCAAGTCAAGGATTTTACATTGTAACCAAAGTACGCCCCGACCGTACTGCGCAAACGACGAGAGATGCCGGCATTAGGGGCGCTGGCCGACGGTTTTGCGCATGGTACAGTCATATCACAGCGTTGACCGAGACGCGGTGCCTGCAACGTTGGTGGGAATCTCTAAACGATTGAGGTACGTGTCAGCAACACATACGATTGTGTCTGCAGTAATCGAGCATGAGGCTTTTCTTCTTCGAATGATTGCTTTTGACTTGTTCCGTTCCGATATCGGGGACATATGGGTGCCTTCGTAGCATTCTGGTATATACAGTCACTTGGATAGCAGTTTTTCTAATACGATGTTATTCTGATTCTGCGTGGCCTGAGACTGACCCTAAACTCCTAAAGTGACAGAAGTCACCAAGGCTGCTTTGTGTATCAATGGCGACACCAGCTTTACTAAAAAGGCAATGAAGGCGGTGACATTTAAGGACACGCGCCTGCTAACCTCGCACGTATAGTTTAGCCTGAAGCGGCTGCTTGTGGACAGGATTGCAAGCGCGAGCTCCCATCGGCCGGAAACGGGGAAATACCGTCGCTACCTTATGCACCCACTGCAAGGTGGCACAAGCTTGGTTGGAGCTTGGCCGCAAGAGTGTGCACATAAATTTGGCTATAGTACTACCTACAGTAATTTAAGCTGCCCCGTACTGAGCTTGTAAATTTAATTTTGTGCGGCATAACAAACAACTTGTTGCCTTCTATTGAGGGTAACTCCATATTTACCCGCGGCTAAAATATTCTATCAATCGTTAACTTTCGATGTCACAAATGTTAGCAGCACAATACAACAAAATCGATGAAGGTGAGCAGTCTTTGAAATAGTCGCGAGCTTTTAAGGTCCTGGatattgaagaaaagaaaaacgaaaaacaaaagtgaaaaaaTCTCGTCACTAACCTTTGCAAGTTGTCCGAGTTGACGTAGTACTGTATGCCCGCAGACTCCATAACATCCACGATTTCGTTGATGCTCTCCGGGGGTACTCTCACCAGTCCAGTGTGACCCTCTTTGATTGCATGACTCCAAAAGTCTAGCTGTTTTCCAAGGAAACGAATATTATACCGACACAAGCACTAATTAGTAAAATTAACGCAGTACGCGACGTTCTTTAAACAACATTGTTTGGTCTTTCGACACTCACTCCACTAGCAGAGACTGCTAATGCGCAAGTAGCCAGAAAAGCGTACGTAGCGTGAATACAGTGACGAATATAAAATTTTCAGCGAAACGGTTAGTGCGATTGCAGAAGCGCTGAAAACGTCATATGCGTGTATTCCCGAACTAGATCATGCGCCGAATATATATTTGGAGGGAAAGAGAGGCATGTTAGGGGTTATTTGCGGGCACAGGTCGAAATGTGCTGGTTAATTAGGGGCTAAATGAAAATTACTAAACACATGTTCTCTGCCTGCCTAAAGGCGTTATGCGAAACACTTACAAAGTGTTCTCGGTGCcctgggataaaaaaaaaaaaaaatccagaaatGTTATGTTTCTAGAGAATTGGTGACCATATTATGGGTGGTGCGCACTGAAAATTTGAAGAATGCAAATTATTTAGGAGTCTTGCAAACAATTACTAGATCCTAATTTTCTTCCTATTTAGGggcgttaataaaaaaaaaacgtctactTCGTTTGTCTGGTGTGCTGGGAGAACAAAACACGACACCAAGATACAGTATATGAAGATGGGAGGCATGTTGTGGGTGATGTACGATAAACGTTTAAACTGGATATGTTAATTACAGCCTTTGCAGAAGATTAATTATGCAAGA includes:
- the LOC126544058 gene encoding carboxypeptidase B-like isoform X1, coding for MAAAVSTRAALLLAFVWVQLCRGAQGAVDAVIDTTFFGHHLLSVRIDSQAHLKTLLDVKDNLDLDFWSHAIKEGHTGLVRVPPESINEIVDVMESAGIQYYVNSDNLQSLVNEEKRLIAPDDASATKGETASDLLDYARYYSYKSVTKALLGFAKVHSFLETQVIGQTHDDNDIIAVKVASESDLPVILIDCGVHAREWVTISACMYIVNELVSRHQERTSDVSEIFNYEWRVIPCLNPDGYEFSRKSNRMWRKNRSVQYSSNGTKCYGTDLNRNFDVSFCSTPDEADPCKETFCGKAPFSEPESHAFREYVTQFRNRIAFYFSFHAFGDLWLIPYSFRSERPPDYDELMARANRAVAAIQEVSGTLYKAGSISSLLYIAPGTAIDWMYVKKGVRMSFTIEISSEKNGFFLNQSNVIDVPKQAWVGVVAAIQ